The Medicago truncatula cultivar Jemalong A17 chromosome 4, MtrunA17r5.0-ANR, whole genome shotgun sequence genome includes a region encoding these proteins:
- the LOC25494384 gene encoding cx9C motif-containing protein 4, giving the protein MGQESKEPCKKEACNIQACLSKNNFLPQKCLKVIELLDSCCSRCDYNSTHCASLSGLLKQNSK; this is encoded by the exons ATGGGGCAGGAAAGCAAAGAGCCGTGCAAGAAAGAGGCTTGTAACATTCAAGCTTGCCTCTCCAAGAAcaactttctcccccaaaa GTGCCTTAAAGTTATTGAATTGCTGGACTCTTGCTGCTCAAGATGCGATTATAATTCAACTCACTGTGCTTCGCTCTCTGGACTATTGAAGCAAAATTCCAAGTAA
- the LOC25494385 gene encoding uncharacterized protein, giving the protein MSATATLTPNLFGGYYTTNTIIASSSYLFYPHPHFYSSFNKDKPNPNFNAFSSTLSASLSPKPKQSLSTRTTCHYGHNNMNRDQDPDYQFQNGPGLFDSDEERTQIPTQVQTMVEGSGSIRVSDYNPAPDVDYLQELLAIQQQGPRAIGFFGTRNMGFMHQELIEILSYAMVITKNHIYTSGASGTNAAVIRGALRAEKPELLTVILPQSLSKQPPESQELLSKVKNVIEKPYNDHLPLLEASRLCNMDIISHVQQVICFAFHDSRLLMETCQEAKNLRKIVTLFYLD; this is encoded by the exons ATGAGTGCCACTGCTACTCTAACTCCAAACTTGTTTGGGGGTTACTACACCACCAATACCATCATCGCTTCATCTTCATATCTATTCTATCCACATCCacatttttattcttctttcaaCAAGGACAAgccaaaccctaatttcaatgCCTTCTCCTCCACTTTGTCTGCGTCTCTCTCGCCCAAACCCAAACAATCCCTCTCAACACGGACAACg TGTCATTATGGACATAATAACATGAATAGAGATCAAGATCCCGATTACCAATTCCAGAATGGTCCAGGCTTATTTGATTCCGATGAAGAACGCACTCAAATTCCAACCCAGGTTCAAACTATGGTCGAAGGTTCAGGTTCCATCAGGGTATCCGACTACAACCCTGCTCCTGATGTTGATTATCTACAG GAGTTATTGGCTATTCAACAACAAGGACCTAGAGCTATTGGCTTTTTTGGAACACGGAACATGGGATTCATGCACCAGGAACTAATTGAGATTCTTAGCTATGCCATGGTTATAACT AAAAACCACATATACACATCTGGAGCATCTGGGACCAATGCAGCTGTTATTCGGGGTGCTTTAAGAGCAGAGAAACCTGAGTTGCTTACAGTTATATTACCCCAAAGTTTAAGCAAACAGCCTCCAGAGAGTCAGGAGCTGTTATCCAAG GTGAAAAATGTGATAGAGAAGCCCTATAACGATCATCTACCTCTTTTAGAAGCCAGCAG GCTATGTAATATGGATATCATTTCACACGTCCAGCAAGTCATCTGCTTTGCTTTCCATGACAGTAGGTTGCTCATGGAAACTTGTCAAGAAGCAAAAAATTTGCGGAAAATTGTGACTCTCTTCTACCTTGACTGA
- the LOC120580001 gene encoding uncharacterized protein: MAVCDWNMCFTFVLAGWESTPHDARVFYQALTNANLNFPHPPPGKYYLVDSGYPTPIGYIGPYRHERYHLPEFRRSNGFANHNEVFNYYHSSLRCTIERTFGVWKNRFAILRRMPNFKFETQVQIVVATMVIHNFIRRKAEIDIDFNVYEDESTIIHHDDSSSNLDQSHVLNVVSSSEMDRVRNIIRNEIIEHSKKIVFSKDVKFDETKWWNWKDKTSNNFESHFYLSDSETEDAGTEEQEEVVGDTDEGGAGVVNRPTRNTQPPVRLRDFLIKQSHMKVKLCNQQCLLKLNQYLLRKLLNKITGRKQ, from the exons ATGGCCGTATGTGATTGGAATATGTGTTTCACTTTTGTATTGGCTGGTTGGGAAAGTACTCCTCATGATGCTCGTGTTTTTTACCAAGCTTTAACAAATGCAAATCTTAATTTTCCACACCCTCCGCCAG gtAAGTATTATTTGGTAGATTCTGGCTATCCAACACCAATAGGGTACATTGGTCCATACAGACATGAACGGTATCATCTTCCTGAATTTAGGCGTTCTAACGGGTTTGCAAATCATAATGaagtatttaattattatcacTCAAGTTTAAGGTGCACAATAGAAAGAACTTTTGGGGTATGGAAGAACAGATTTGCAATCCTACGTCGCATGCCTAACTTTAAATTTGAGACACAAGTTCAAATAGTTGTCGCAACAATGGTTATACACAACTTTATCCGAAGGAAGGCAgaaattgatattgattttaatgtttatgAAGATGAAAGCACGATCATTCACCATGATGATAGCTCATCTAACTTGGATCAATCCCATGTTTTAAATGTAGTTTCGTCGTCAGAGATGGATCGCGTTCGAAACATAATTCGCAATGAAATTATTGAGCACAG TAAGAAAATAGTATTCAGCAAGGATGTAAAGTTTGATGAAACAAAGTGGTGGAACTGGAAAGACAAGACATCAAATAACTTTGAAAGTCACTTCTATCTATCTGATTCAGAAACAGAAGATGCTGGGActgaagaacaagaagaagtAGTTGGTGATACAGATGAAGGAGGTGCAGGTGTTGTTAATAGGCCAACAAGGAATACTCAACCACCAGTCAGGTTGAGAGATTTCCTGATCAAGCAGTCACATATGAAGGTGAAATTGTGCAATCAACAATGCTTGCTAAAGCTGAACCAGTATCTTTTGAGGAAGCTCTTAAACAAAATCACTGGAAGAAAGCAATGA